The following coding sequences lie in one Arabidopsis thaliana chromosome 3, partial sequence genomic window:
- a CDS encoding Gibberellin-regulated family protein (Gibberellin-regulated family protein; LOCATED IN: endomembrane system; CONTAINS InterPro DOMAIN/s: Gibberellin regulated protein (InterPro:IPR003854); BEST Arabidopsis thaliana protein match is: Gibberellin-regulated family protein (TAIR:AT1G74670.1); Has 470 Blast hits to 470 proteins in 44 species: Archae - 0; Bacteria - 0; Metazoa - 0; Fungi - 0; Plants - 470; Viruses - 0; Other Eukaryotes - 0 (source: NCBI BLink).) translates to MATKLSIIVFSIVVLHLLLSAHMHPIYLESPARQPQPPQSQPQLPHHNNSQYGTTQGSLQPQECGPRCGDRCSNTQYKKPCLFFCNKCCNKCLCVPPGTYGNKQVCPCYNNWKTKSGGPKCP, encoded by the exons ATGGCAACAAAACTTAGCATCATTGTTTTCTCCATTGTTGTGTTACATCTTCTTCTGTCTGCCCATATGCAT CCTATATACTTGGAATCTCCTGCTCGACAACCACAACCACCACAGTCGCAACCACAACTGCCGCATCACAATAACTCTCAA TACGGTACTACTCAAGGCAGTCTTCAACCCCAAG AGTGCGGGCCAAGGTGTGGAGATAGATGCTCGAATACACAATACAAGAAGCCGTGTTTGTTCTTCTGCAACAAATGTTGTAACAAGTGCTTGTGTGTGCCCCCAGGTACTTATGGCAATAAGCAAGTATGTCCTTGCTATAACAACTGGAAGACCAAGAGCGGTGGACCAAAATGCCCTTAG
- a CDS encoding P-loop containing nucleoside triphosphate hydrolases superfamily protein (P-loop containing nucleoside triphosphate hydrolases superfamily protein; FUNCTIONS IN: microtubule motor activity, ATP binding; INVOLVED IN: microtubule-based movement; EXPRESSED IN: 15 plant structures; EXPRESSED DURING: 6 growth stages; CONTAINS InterPro DOMAIN/s: Kinesin, motor region, conserved site (InterPro:IPR019821), Kinesin, motor domain (InterPro:IPR001752); BEST Arabidopsis thaliana protein match is: P-loop containing nucleoside triphosphate hydrolases superfamily protein (TAIR:AT1G59540.1); Has 155291 Blast hits to 84008 proteins in 3275 species: Archae - 1854; Bacteria - 27736; Metazoa - 67441; Fungi - 13681; Plants - 10077; Viruses - 530; Other Eukaryotes - 33972 (source: NCBI BLink).), translating to MERIHVSVRARPLSSEDAKTSPWKISSDSIFMPNHSSLAFEFDRIFREDCKTVQVYEARTKEIVSAAVRGFNGTVFAYGQTNSGKTHTMRGSPIEPGVIPLAVHDLFDTIYQDASREFLLRMSYLEIYNEDINDLLAPEHRKLQIHENLEKGIFVAGLREEIVASPQQVLEMMEFGESHRHIGETNMNLYSSRSHTIFRMIIESRQKMQDEGVGNSCDAVRVSVLNLVDLAGSERAAKTGAEGVRLKEGSHINKSLMTLGTVIKKLSEGVETQGGHVPYRDSKLTRILQPALGGNANTAIICNITLAPIHADETKSSLQFASRALRVTNCAHVNEILTDAALLKRQKKEIEELRSKLKTSHSDHSEEEILNLRNTLLKSELERERIALELEEEKKAQAQRERVLQEQAKKIKNLSSMVLLSNRDEKREQDHFKKGKRRDTWCIGKLSRDSTSEDQSNVLSRGSSLESARSERETGPLLPFSELVNEPLYNINEEDEDSIEGTLEDSVLPDPCALVNVTSRKKPSIKQKNPVVVENELDRIQREYEALLLQYETERIISEIQIECLKVKLGEDGLSGDAKCKQSEVVGNVHCEEHVVNLRDPEAILLIKQLQEKINMLELEKSSSNRNLDDLVMVATEQNICAREKFAEIQEEIHAAREEAQVAREQLVSKESEVIDVINENFNSLVNVATEIEVLESEFQKYKASVETISSVMNEGLQDFAFFSPLIHDFTLFVRQSSEQHDSLINSYQTVQSSLKKKVLDVENEKLLLQEQCAGLQSQIEELNQEAQKHETSLKMLSEHHESERSDLLSHIECLEKDIGSLSSSSLAKEKENLRKDFEKTKTKLKDTESKLKNSMQDKTKLEAEKASAERELKRLHSQKALLERDISKQESFAGKRRDSLLVERSANQSLQEEFKQLEVLAFEMETTIASLEEELAAERGEKEEALCRNDGLGSEITDLTEKLEHSNTKLEHLQNDVTELKTRLEVSSSDQQQLETNVKQLLEEKEELAMHLANSLLEMEEEKAIWSSKEKALTEAVEEKIRLYKNIQIESLSKEMSEEKKELESCRLECVTLADRLRCSEENAKQDKESSLEKSLEIDRLGDELRSADAVSKQSQEVLKSDIDILKSEVQHACKMSDTFQREMDYVTSERQGLLARIEELSKELASSNRWQIENAKNPIQDLTLKISSQETNLHKDAAAENKEKAKLKMRLRGMQARLDAISLRYKQSVQESELMNRKFKEASAKLKEKLASKALEVLDLKKQLSASSRTM from the exons ATGGAGAGAATCCATGTCTCAGTCAGAGCGCGACCGCTTTCGTCGGAGGACGCGAAGACAAGTCCCTGGAAGATCTCTTCCGACTCAATTTTCATGCCCAATCACTCTTCTCTCGCTTTTGAATTTG ATCGAATTTTTAGAGAAGATTGTAAAACTGTCCAAGTGTATGAGGCGCGGACGAAGGAGATTGTTTCTGCCGCTGTTCGTGGATTCAACG GAACCGTATTTGCTTACGGGCAAACTAACAGTGGCAAGACGCATACAATGCGAGGCTCACCTATTGAACCTGGAGTTATTCCTCTCGCTGTACATGATTTGTTTGACACTATATATCAG GATGCAAGTAGAGAGTTTCTGTTGCGTATGTCGTACCTGGAGATTTATAATGAAGATATTAACGATTTGCTGGCCCCTGAGCACAGAAAACTACAGATTCATGAAAATCTAGAG AAAGGAATATTTGTTGCTGGATTACGAGAAGAGATTGTCGCTTCCCCTCAACAAGTCCTTGAAATGATGGAATTTGGAGAAT CTCATCGGCATATTGGGGAGACAAATATGAATCTTTACAGTAGCAGATCTCACACTATTTTTCGCATG ATTATAGAAAGTAGACAGAAGATGCAAGATGAAGGTGTTGGAAATTCCTGTGATGCAGTTCGTGTTTCTGTTCTG AATTTGGTGGATCTAGCTGGTTCAGAACGGGCTGCAAAAACCGGTGCAGAGGGTGTTAGGTTGAAGGAGGGCtcacatataaacaaaagctTGATGACACTCGGGACTGTCATAAAAAAACTGAGTGAAGGAGTAGAAACTCAAGG TGGTCATGTCCCGTACCGAGACAGCAAGCTTACAAGGATCTTGCAGCCTGCCTTAGGTGGGAATGCCAACACAGCTATTATATGCAATATCACACTTGCACCG ATTCATGCAGATGAAACCAAGAGCAGTCTTCAGTTCGCTAGCCGAGCACTGCGTGTCACTAACTGTGCCCATGTCAATGAG ATTTTGACTGATGCTGCTCTATTAAAGCGCCAGAAGAAGGAGATAGAGGAGCTCAGATCCAAACTAAAG ACTTCTCACTCTGACCattcagaagaagagattcttAACTTGCGTAACACCTTGTTGAAG TCTGAATTAGAGAGAGAGCGAATAGCACTTGAGttagaagaggagaagaaggcaCAAGCTCAGAGGGAAAGAGTTTTGCAGGAGCAAgccaaaaaaatcaagaacttgAGTTCAATGGTTCTTCTTTCGAATAGAGATGAGAAGCGTGAGCAGGATCACTTTAAGAAG GGAAAAAGGAGGGATACATGGTGTATTGGTAAGCTTTCACGAGACTCCACATCAGAG GATCAGTCTAATGTTTTGTCAAGGGGATCCTCTCTTGAATCTGCAAGATCCGAGCGTGAGACTGGTCCACTACTTCCATTTTCAGAACTAGTAAATGAACCTTTATATAACATTAacgaggaagatgaagatagTATCGAGGGAACCCTTGAAGATTCTGTACTTCCAGATCCATGTGCATTAGTGAATGTGACAAGCAGAAAGAAACCATCAATTAAGCAGAAAAATCCTGTAGTG GTTGAAAACGAATTAGATAGAATTCAAAGGGAATATGAGGCTCTTCTCTTGCAATATGAAACCGAG AGAATCATCAGCGAAATACAAATTGAGTGCCTTAAGGTGAAATTGGGTGAAGATGGTTTATCTGGTGATGCAAAATGCAAGCAATCAGAAGTCGTTGGCAACGTGCATTGCGAAGAACATGTTGTAAACTTAAGAGATCCAGAAGCTATTCTTCTCATCAAGCAACTACAAGAGAAG ATAAACATGCTAGAATTGGAGAAGTCTTCAAGCAACCGAAATCTTGATGATCTTGTTATGGTAGCTACTGAGCAGAATATATGTGCCAGGGAAAAATTTGCTGAG ATTCAAGAAGAGATTCATGCTGCTAGAGAAGAGGCCCAGGTTGCTCGTGAACAACTTGTGTCTAAGGAGTCTGAAGTTATTGATGTGATTAAT gAGAATTTCAACTCACTGGTCAACGTAGCAACCGAAATTGAAGTCTTAGAGTctgaatttcaaaaatataaagcaTCAGTAGAAACCATATCATCAGTTATGAATGAGGGTCTCCaagattttgctttcttctctccGTTGATACAT GATTTCACATTGTTTGTGCGCCAAAGTTCTGAGCAACATGATTCACTTATCAACAGCTACCAAACTGTCCAATCTagtctaaaaaaaaaagttcttgaTGTTGAGAATGAGAAG cttcttttgCAAGAGCAGTGTGCTGGTCTGCAGAGCCAAATAGAAGAACTAAATCAGGAAGCCCAAAAGCATGAAACTTCCTTAAAg ATGCTCTCAGAACACCATGAGTCGGAGAGGTCAGATCTACTCTCTCACATAGAATGTCTTGAAAAGGATATAGGGAGTCTGTCATCCTCTTCCTTGGCCAAAGAGAAGGAGAACCTAAGAAAAGATTTTGAGAAGACGAAAACAAAGCTAAAAGACACTGAATCCAAGCTAAAGAATTCCATGCAAGATAAAACCAAGCTAGAG GCCGAGAAAGCATCTGCTGAAAGAGAGTTAAAACGCTTGCATAGCCAGAAGGCCCTACTCGAGAGAGACATCAGCAAACAGGAGTCCTTTGCTGGTAAAAGACGCGACTCTCTTCTTGTTGAGAGAAGTGCTAACCAGTCGTTGCAG GAAGAATTTAAACAGCTTGAAGTGCTTGCTTTTGAAATGGAAACCACAATTGCTTCACTGGAGGAAGAGCTGGCCGCTGAACGTGGAGAAAAAGAGGAGGCACTCTGTAGAAATGACGGTTTAGGCTCAGAAATTACAGATCTGACAGAGAAACTGGAGCACTCAAATACTAAACTAGAACATCTTCAAAACGATGTCACGGAGCTT AAAACGAGACTTGAAGTCTCATCTTCTGATCAGCAGCAACTGGAAACCAATGTTAAACAGTTGcttgaagaaaaggaagagcTAGCAATG CATCTGGCGAACTCACTTTTGgaaatggaggaggagaaagcAATATGGAGCTCGAAAGAAAAAGCTTTGACAGAGGCTGTGGAGGAAAAGATCAgactatataaaaatatacaaattgaGTCACTATCCAAAGAAATGTCAGAG GAAAAGAAGGAGCTGGAATCTTGTCGACTTGAATGCGTTACTCTTGCTGATAGGCTTAGATGTTCTGAGGAGAATGCTAAGCAGGACAAAGAAAGCAG CCTGGAGAAGTCTTTGGAGATTGATAGACTGGGTGATGAACTTCGATCAGCTGATGCTGTGAGTAAGCAATCTCAAGAG GTTCTCAAGTCTGATATCGACATACTAAAGTCCGAAGTTCAACATGCTTGCAAGATGTCGGATACATTTCAGAGAGAGATGGATTATGTCACAAGTGAGCGCCAGGGTTTGCTAGCTCGCATAGAGGAGTTGAGTAAGGAGCTTGCTTCATCAAATCGTTGGCAG ATTGAAAATGCAAAAAATCCAATTCAAGATTTGACTCTCAAAATCTCAAGCCAAGAAACCAATCTGCACAAG GATGCAGCTGCAGAAAACAAGGAGAAGGCAAAGCTAAAAATGAGACTCAGGGGTATGCAAGCACGCTTAGATGCAATCAGTCTACGGTACAAGCAGTCTGTGCAAGAATCAGAACTTATGAACAGGAAGTTCAAAGAGGCATCTGCTAAGCTAAAGGAGAAGTTAGCATCAAAAGCACTCGAAGTTCTCGACCTCAAGAAGCaactctctgcttcttcaagaACAATGTGA
- a CDS encoding P-loop containing nucleoside triphosphate hydrolases superfamily protein: MERIHVSVRARPLSSEDAKTSPWKISSDSIFMPNHSSLAFEFDRIFREDCKTVQVYEARTKEIVSAAVRGFNGTVFAYGQTNSGKTHTMRGSPIEPGVIPLAVHDLFDTIYQDASREFLLRMSYLEIYNEDINDLLAPEHRKLQIHENLEKGIFVAGLREEIVASPQQVLEMMEFGESHRHIGETNMNLYSSRSHTIFRMIIESRQKMQDEGVGNSCDAVRVSVLNLVDLAGSERAAKTGAEGVRLKEGSHINKSLMTLGTVIKKLSEGVETQGGHVPYRDSKLTRILQPALGGNANTAIICNITLAPIHADETKSSLQFASRALRVTNCAHVNEILTDAALLKRQKKEIEELRSKLKTSHSDHSEEEILNLRNTLLKSELERERIALELEEEKKAQAQRERVLQEQAKKIKNLSSMVLLSNRDEKREQDHFKKGKRRDTWCIGKLSRDSTSEDQSNVLSRGSSLESARSERETGPLLPFSELVNEPLYNINEEDEDSIEGTLEDSVLPDPCALVNVTSRKKPSIKQKNPVVVENELDRIQREYEALLLQYETEVKLGEDGLSGDAKCKQSEVVGNVHCEEHVVNLRDPEAILLIKQLQEKINMLELEKSSSNRNLDDLVMVATEQNICAREKFAEIQEEIHAAREEAQVAREQLVSKESEVIDVINENFNSLVNVATEIEVLESEFQKYKASVETISSVMNEGLQDFAFFSPLIHDFTLFVRQSSEQHDSLINSYQTVQSSLKKKVLDVENEKLLLQEQCAGLQSQIEELNQEAQKHETSLKMLSEHHESERSDLLSHIECLEKDIGSLSSSSLAKEKENLRKDFEKTKTKLKDTESKLKNSMQDKTKLEAEKASAERELKRLHSQKALLERDISKQESFAGKRRDSLLVERSANQSLQEEFKQLEVLAFEMETTIASLEEELAAERGEKEEALCRNDGLGSEITDLTEKLEHSNTKLEHLQNDVTELKTRLEVSSSDQQQLETNVKQLLEEKEELAMHLANSLLEMEEEKAIWSSKEKALTEAVEEKIRLYKNIQIESLSKEMSEEKKELESCRLECVTLADRLRCSEENAKQDKESSLEKSLEIDRLGDELRSADAVSKQSQEVLKSDIDILKSEVQHACKMSDTFQREMDYVTSERQGLLARIEELSKELASSNRWQIENAKNPIQDLTLKISSQETNLHKDAAAENKEKAKLKMRLRGMQARLDAISLRYKQSVQESELMNRKFKEASAKLKEKLASKALEVLDLKKQLSASSRTM, translated from the exons ATGGAGAGAATCCATGTCTCAGTCAGAGCGCGACCGCTTTCGTCGGAGGACGCGAAGACAAGTCCCTGGAAGATCTCTTCCGACTCAATTTTCATGCCCAATCACTCTTCTCTCGCTTTTGAATTTG ATCGAATTTTTAGAGAAGATTGTAAAACTGTCCAAGTGTATGAGGCGCGGACGAAGGAGATTGTTTCTGCCGCTGTTCGTGGATTCAACG GAACCGTATTTGCTTACGGGCAAACTAACAGTGGCAAGACGCATACAATGCGAGGCTCACCTATTGAACCTGGAGTTATTCCTCTCGCTGTACATGATTTGTTTGACACTATATATCAG GATGCAAGTAGAGAGTTTCTGTTGCGTATGTCGTACCTGGAGATTTATAATGAAGATATTAACGATTTGCTGGCCCCTGAGCACAGAAAACTACAGATTCATGAAAATCTAGAG AAAGGAATATTTGTTGCTGGATTACGAGAAGAGATTGTCGCTTCCCCTCAACAAGTCCTTGAAATGATGGAATTTGGAGAAT CTCATCGGCATATTGGGGAGACAAATATGAATCTTTACAGTAGCAGATCTCACACTATTTTTCGCATG ATTATAGAAAGTAGACAGAAGATGCAAGATGAAGGTGTTGGAAATTCCTGTGATGCAGTTCGTGTTTCTGTTCTG AATTTGGTGGATCTAGCTGGTTCAGAACGGGCTGCAAAAACCGGTGCAGAGGGTGTTAGGTTGAAGGAGGGCtcacatataaacaaaagctTGATGACACTCGGGACTGTCATAAAAAAACTGAGTGAAGGAGTAGAAACTCAAGG TGGTCATGTCCCGTACCGAGACAGCAAGCTTACAAGGATCTTGCAGCCTGCCTTAGGTGGGAATGCCAACACAGCTATTATATGCAATATCACACTTGCACCG ATTCATGCAGATGAAACCAAGAGCAGTCTTCAGTTCGCTAGCCGAGCACTGCGTGTCACTAACTGTGCCCATGTCAATGAG ATTTTGACTGATGCTGCTCTATTAAAGCGCCAGAAGAAGGAGATAGAGGAGCTCAGATCCAAACTAAAG ACTTCTCACTCTGACCattcagaagaagagattcttAACTTGCGTAACACCTTGTTGAAG TCTGAATTAGAGAGAGAGCGAATAGCACTTGAGttagaagaggagaagaaggcaCAAGCTCAGAGGGAAAGAGTTTTGCAGGAGCAAgccaaaaaaatcaagaacttgAGTTCAATGGTTCTTCTTTCGAATAGAGATGAGAAGCGTGAGCAGGATCACTTTAAGAAG GGAAAAAGGAGGGATACATGGTGTATTGGTAAGCTTTCACGAGACTCCACATCAGAG GATCAGTCTAATGTTTTGTCAAGGGGATCCTCTCTTGAATCTGCAAGATCCGAGCGTGAGACTGGTCCACTACTTCCATTTTCAGAACTAGTAAATGAACCTTTATATAACATTAacgaggaagatgaagatagTATCGAGGGAACCCTTGAAGATTCTGTACTTCCAGATCCATGTGCATTAGTGAATGTGACAAGCAGAAAGAAACCATCAATTAAGCAGAAAAATCCTGTAGTG GTTGAAAACGAATTAGATAGAATTCAAAGGGAATATGAGGCTCTTCTCTTGCAATATGAAACCGAG GTGAAATTGGGTGAAGATGGTTTATCTGGTGATGCAAAATGCAAGCAATCAGAAGTCGTTGGCAACGTGCATTGCGAAGAACATGTTGTAAACTTAAGAGATCCAGAAGCTATTCTTCTCATCAAGCAACTACAAGAGAAG ATAAACATGCTAGAATTGGAGAAGTCTTCAAGCAACCGAAATCTTGATGATCTTGTTATGGTAGCTACTGAGCAGAATATATGTGCCAGGGAAAAATTTGCTGAG ATTCAAGAAGAGATTCATGCTGCTAGAGAAGAGGCCCAGGTTGCTCGTGAACAACTTGTGTCTAAGGAGTCTGAAGTTATTGATGTGATTAAT gAGAATTTCAACTCACTGGTCAACGTAGCAACCGAAATTGAAGTCTTAGAGTctgaatttcaaaaatataaagcaTCAGTAGAAACCATATCATCAGTTATGAATGAGGGTCTCCaagattttgctttcttctctccGTTGATACAT GATTTCACATTGTTTGTGCGCCAAAGTTCTGAGCAACATGATTCACTTATCAACAGCTACCAAACTGTCCAATCTagtctaaaaaaaaaagttcttgaTGTTGAGAATGAGAAG cttcttttgCAAGAGCAGTGTGCTGGTCTGCAGAGCCAAATAGAAGAACTAAATCAGGAAGCCCAAAAGCATGAAACTTCCTTAAAg ATGCTCTCAGAACACCATGAGTCGGAGAGGTCAGATCTACTCTCTCACATAGAATGTCTTGAAAAGGATATAGGGAGTCTGTCATCCTCTTCCTTGGCCAAAGAGAAGGAGAACCTAAGAAAAGATTTTGAGAAGACGAAAACAAAGCTAAAAGACACTGAATCCAAGCTAAAGAATTCCATGCAAGATAAAACCAAGCTAGAG GCCGAGAAAGCATCTGCTGAAAGAGAGTTAAAACGCTTGCATAGCCAGAAGGCCCTACTCGAGAGAGACATCAGCAAACAGGAGTCCTTTGCTGGTAAAAGACGCGACTCTCTTCTTGTTGAGAGAAGTGCTAACCAGTCGTTGCAG GAAGAATTTAAACAGCTTGAAGTGCTTGCTTTTGAAATGGAAACCACAATTGCTTCACTGGAGGAAGAGCTGGCCGCTGAACGTGGAGAAAAAGAGGAGGCACTCTGTAGAAATGACGGTTTAGGCTCAGAAATTACAGATCTGACAGAGAAACTGGAGCACTCAAATACTAAACTAGAACATCTTCAAAACGATGTCACGGAGCTT AAAACGAGACTTGAAGTCTCATCTTCTGATCAGCAGCAACTGGAAACCAATGTTAAACAGTTGcttgaagaaaaggaagagcTAGCAATG CATCTGGCGAACTCACTTTTGgaaatggaggaggagaaagcAATATGGAGCTCGAAAGAAAAAGCTTTGACAGAGGCTGTGGAGGAAAAGATCAgactatataaaaatatacaaattgaGTCACTATCCAAAGAAATGTCAGAG GAAAAGAAGGAGCTGGAATCTTGTCGACTTGAATGCGTTACTCTTGCTGATAGGCTTAGATGTTCTGAGGAGAATGCTAAGCAGGACAAAGAAAGCAG CCTGGAGAAGTCTTTGGAGATTGATAGACTGGGTGATGAACTTCGATCAGCTGATGCTGTGAGTAAGCAATCTCAAGAG GTTCTCAAGTCTGATATCGACATACTAAAGTCCGAAGTTCAACATGCTTGCAAGATGTCGGATACATTTCAGAGAGAGATGGATTATGTCACAAGTGAGCGCCAGGGTTTGCTAGCTCGCATAGAGGAGTTGAGTAAGGAGCTTGCTTCATCAAATCGTTGGCAG ATTGAAAATGCAAAAAATCCAATTCAAGATTTGACTCTCAAAATCTCAAGCCAAGAAACCAATCTGCACAAG GATGCAGCTGCAGAAAACAAGGAGAAGGCAAAGCTAAAAATGAGACTCAGGGGTATGCAAGCACGCTTAGATGCAATCAGTCTACGGTACAAGCAGTCTGTGCAAGAATCAGAACTTATGAACAGGAAGTTCAAAGAGGCATCTGCTAAGCTAAAGGAGAAGTTAGCATCAAAAGCACTCGAAGTTCTCGACCTCAAGAAGCaactctctgcttcttcaagaACAATGTGA
- a CDS encoding Calcium-binding EF-hand family protein (Calcium-binding EF-hand family protein; FUNCTIONS IN: calcium ion binding; INVOLVED IN: biological_process unknown; LOCATED IN: plasma membrane; EXPRESSED IN: 18 plant structures; EXPRESSED DURING: 8 growth stages; CONTAINS InterPro DOMAIN/s: EF-Hand 1, calcium-binding site (InterPro:IPR018247), EF-HAND 2 (InterPro:IPR018249), EF-hand-like domain (InterPro:IPR011992), Calcium-binding EF-hand (InterPro:IPR002048), EF-hand (InterPro:IPR018248); BEST Arabidopsis thaliana protein match is: Calcium-binding EF-hand family protein (TAIR:AT2G41410.1); Has 18786 Blast hits to 12756 proteins in 1414 species: Archae - 1; Bacteria - 149; Metazoa - 7817; Fungi - 3299; Plants - 4581; Viruses - 0; Other Eukaryotes - 2939 (source: NCBI BLink).): MKLAKLIPKRFFIRSKDRSTVSKSPTAFSFGSASSSSGQDCKNSGGDGGGGSVTPTSILPEVPSPYSYVEILQAFKLIDRDNDGAVSRHDLESLLSRLGPDPLTEEEINVMLKEVDCDGDGTIRLEELASRVVSLDPARDSTELKETFEFFDADRDGLISADELLRVFSTIGDERCTLDDCKRMIADVDEDGDGFVCFTEFSRMMDLQR, translated from the coding sequence ATGAAACTCGCCAAACTAATTCCAAAACGTTTCTTCATCAGATCCAAAGATCGTTCCACTGTCTCTAAGTCCCCCACGGCTTTTTCCTTCGGATCCGCTTCCTCATCTTCCGGCCAAGACTGTAAAAACTCCGGTGGTGATGGCGGTGGCGGTTCCGTTACCCCGACTAGCATTCTCCCGGAGGTTCCTTCTCCTTATTCCTACGTCGAGATTCTCCAAGCGTTTAAGTTGATAGACAGAGACAACGACGGAGCTGTCTCTAGACACGATCTTGAGTCGTTACTTAGCCGGCTAGGTCCTGATCCTTTGACGGAGGAGGAGATCAACGTTATGCTTAAAGAGGTGGACTGCGACGGCGACGGTACGATCCGTCTTGAAGAGCTTGCGAGTCGTGTAGTCTCTTTAGATCCGGCTCGTGACTCGACTGAGCTGAAGGAGACTTTCGAGTTCTTTGACGCGGATCGTGACGGTTTGATCTCGGCTGATGAGCTTCTACGAGTTTTCTCGACCATCGGAGATGAACGGTGCACGTTAGATGATTGTAAGCGTATGATAGCAGATGTTGATGAGGACGGTGATGGTTTTGTGTGCTTCACTGAGTTCTCACGAATGATGGATCTCCAGCGTTGA
- a CDS encoding Putative membrane lipoprotein (Putative membrane lipoprotein; LOCATED IN: endomembrane system; Has 35333 Blast hits to 34131 proteins in 2444 species: Archae - 798; Bacteria - 22429; Metazoa - 974; Fungi - 991; Plants - 531; Viruses - 0; Other Eukaryotes - 9610 (source: NCBI BLink).) yields the protein MEKISAFFVILFLVSSCLVTMSVGDICQTDRDCVEIGIPRCKRTGKMPICYNGYCCCICSAKRLPASTTRKPPSPSTSKLV from the exons atggagaaaatttCAGCATTCTTCGTCATTCTCTTCCTTGTCTCGTCGT gCTTGGTGACAATGAGTGTTGGAGATATATGTCAAACGGATAGAGATTGTGTTGAGATTGGGATTCCAAGATGTAAGAGAACAGGAAAGATGCCGATTTGTTACAACGgatattgttgttgtatctGTTCTGCTAAAAGACTTCCTGCTTCTACTACTCGAAAACCTCCTTCTCCATCAACCTCAAAATTAGTCTGA